The Polypterus senegalus isolate Bchr_013 chromosome 7, ASM1683550v1, whole genome shotgun sequence genome segment cagtgtacaGAATGTATTcatcatattttttcttatttctgggAAGTTTGGGGCCTTACTCTCGTTTCTTACTGAATCACAATAAAACGTCAATATTAGAttaatgcagatgctgtggaTTACTGCTTAGTCTTGACATTTATTTAGGCATGCTTTGTAGTGAATTCCCCCCTGAACTTTATCCTGAATGGCTAAGTGAGTACTGCAAATAATCTGTtaagaaaagacattttgatTACCTGGCACACACCAGTTTTAGCCCTAAAATATCTTGACGCTCCATTCCAAATCAGGGTCTTTGGCCCTTCTCATATTGGTAACTGCCTCTAAAGCCGTTTACACATTCAGCTTCCTAATATGTTAAGAAGTATTCTTAGAATTAAGAAATGAtggatgtgccctgtgatggcctggcaAGCAATTCAGGGCTGACTCCTTTTAGGCACCCAGTGCTGTGAGAGTATGGTCTGGCCTCCCATGGCTCATTAGTAAAAGAAAAACTGGATAACTGCAAATGCTTTGTGCAGGATGAACCAGTAACCatctttttcaatttattatgggTTAGGAAAGAGGGACTGAATACAAAGTAAGTACtccttttaaaaaagttttaaggtGGGTGATTCCTATGACTCTCACTATTAAAAGCACCAGGAAGGAGAGAGTTCAGCTGCTTTAAACACAAACCCATCACATCTTTTCTTCACTTGAAATGAGTAATAATATTTCAGGATATTTCATGCAGTACATTAGGTCCAGCTTTTATTGCCATTTCTATGTCAGAGAATGAACAAATCAATCAAAAGGTTGACCCAGGTAGTCAGAGTTAGCCAATTGCTGATGTGCACACTGGACGATATCTTAACAGATGACTTCAGGCATAAAAGTGTCAAAGATCTGAGAACATGGAGACAAGAAGTCATGTGCCACTAAAGCAAGGTGTTCACCAAAATATGAACATAATGAAGCCCTTCAAAGGCCCGGGTATAAAATAAACTACTGTTTTTAATTAGTCAAAGGATAAGTAATTTTCCCCTTTCCTGCGATGTGCACATCATCATATTTATCAATCTGACAGCTGGATGTCAAATACTAGTGCCAGTGTCACTGAAATGAACTACTAAATTTCAAGAAAATGTACAGTTAGAAATAATTCAAACAACTGATCTAGATCTTACAAATACTTTAATTAAATATGATGCTCCAATTAAACTAACAGGATAACCATTCGTCTTCATATCTCTTTTTAAGTCTGTGTGTCTAAAGAATATCTGGCCTACCCTAGGTGCCAGCATTTAGCAAGCGATATCTCCAGTCTAGATGTTACAATTTTTATGCTGCTGACAAATTCCTAAAGCAGCAGCTTTACTTGCAAAAGATTTTCAGAAGACAAAAACCTTTGTCTTTTAGCTGCTAGTTTATTATTTTGATCTCAGCTATAACTACTGATCCAACAACAATGCTTTTGACTAAAGTCTGATTAAATACAAAGCTCTTCGGTGATCTGGGAATCAGGAGAGACTTGTTCAGTCTCTTTGCACATTCTTATGGGTAACATGTTGGTTCAGTCGTTTAACCTGCTGCGACATCACAGAGACCCATACAGAGAGTATATACTGGCCTTGTTACTCTCTGCatgaagttttcatgttctctccatgtctcatGAGTTTTTCCTTTCCCATCCTAATGCGAGTAACTAAGTGAGTAAGTGTTTGTGCGCCTGTGTTCACTGCAATGGACTATGGTACCTCCCACCATCAGTTCTTGCCATTCACTTGATGCTTCCTACGTGAACCCCAACTTTTTGGAAGCCGGTActtagtgttttaaaaatatggttggctggatggatggatggatgttttcacatACTTAGATAGCATCTACCATGGTGGATTTACCTAGCAACAGCCCATagagaaatgttaaaaacaatCTTGGACACTTTCACAATAATGTAAACAAAATACTAAACAAACAAATACTACAGCAAAGAAGCAAAAAGTCTCATACCTCTTTAAGACTGATCTTTGCAGTATAGACGACATTGGAACCATCCCTTTTAAAGTGCGGGTGAGACTTGTCTTTGATGATAAAGGCAATGTCAGCTGGGATCTTATCTGGAGTTTCATCACCTTCTTTGGGAAACGTAATCTTTGTACCTTCCTTCCAGCCCCTCTTGATGACAATGTTAAGGATCTTGTCCTCCGTGCGCATTGTCCTGCCATCTGGGTTCAGACGTCGTCGAGTGATCTTCATCCGCTTGGTGCAACCATGGTAAATTTCCTCCAAGGATACCCGCAGTTCGTGAATCACAGTAGGGTCTTGCACCTTACGCCGACTATGAACAGACTCTGTCGGGTGCCTTCTACCTGCTCCATGATGGAAACCATTGATACCATTGAAGCCAAAGCGTCCAAAGGCGTTGAAGGGATCATCCTCACCATCCATATCAATATCCATGTCTTGGTCCCCATGGTCAAACCCATTGGTCGTGCCTCGAGTGCGTGTTGCACCAAAGAATATATCAAAGGGACTAGAGCCACCAAAGAATGACGCAAAAGTGGCATGGGGGTCACCATGAAAAGTATAATGGTAGGAATTGCCTTGCCCGCCTGAAGAGCTTCCTCCTCCTGCTTTAAGGCCTGAAAAAAGGAATAAGAAGGAAGAAAGTAATAAGAGTTCTTATATTATACTAATGCAATCCTCAAGAACTCCTACCTAGAACTACTGAAACATAGTAACAGAGtatcatcattttaaaattataggtCATGATGAAGacagaacaaaatttaaaaatcttcttGGACTTTGCAAAGATCCAAAGTGCCCTATTTCATAATTACAGCTAAAGAGCCACAGGGGGCTGCTTTTCTtatcattttgttaaataaaaggaGTATATCTGTTTTATAAATAGTTTCTTTTAATGGCAATGGAACCTTGAAATGACTGGAGTGATACAACTTAACTTTACGTTTCTTCTGACAGCTAATAATGGGTGTTGAACTTTATGCCCACCTTCTACTAGAAGCTGCCTTTCTGTGCTACTAGTCTGTCAAACTCTTAACAGTTGTCATTATTTTGTATTCTCCACTCCAGCTAGCTAATCTGACAAACACAGATGGTCTCAGTGCTTGTTATGAGTCACGGAACATAACCACAGTTGTATTTCTTGATTTAAATGTCAAGAAGAGATGGCAGTTAAAATTATAAGTAGAATGAGTGAGTGTGCCTTGCAAGCaactagcaccccctccagagctggttcctgccatgcaccctatGCTCCAGCCCCTCAAAAATACACAACTGGATTAAATGATTTGGACTATACATGATGATCCTTGTAAAGTTATGTGAGTTttgaacaaaacacacacatataggtatgcatgtatatataaatatatgtactgtatatacattgtcaGACATGAGCGCTTAGGGAACACCTTCAGTGCTCTGACAAGGTAGGCAATGCCACTCCACAGCAAGAGGGGATGCGATTGCTAACtctttctccttcttcctccacAGTTTCTTAAGATCACCAGGATTCAAGCTGACATCACATCCATTACATCCGGTGAAGTTGTACCCTTCTGGGATGTCAACTATATAGCATGGCCAAGAACCACAACTGGCCATTTACTTTTGGACCCACAACTGTGGGGGGGACAGGCCTTCTGTTCAGAATGCTATTACCGACAGTACCTGTTAGCGGCTGCTGCCATTTTTAACTCGtctcatttttaaacttttaagtggAGTTCCACCAGGAAGGTTCCCAAAACCTTTATCCTTGTCCCATCTGTTATTcttacaacatatactgtatgtgtaggtataaattagattaagcaggtttcagaatacataaagattttatatactgtatgtatataaaaagGGAAGTTTGGTGGCACAGCAGTTTGTGTTTCTGTATCACAACTCCAGGAGTCTAATTCAAATGCTAACTTGTTCCCTCTCTTGTATCTGTTTTTTCTCCAGATATTCTCATTTTGTCACCCAAATATCAAAGCTGTGCACACTAATTTAATAAAGTACTTGAAATCAGACCTAAATGAGTGAGTCGGAATGAAAATGTGCCCAGAACTGGACTATCTTAGAGGCTGGGGCTAGTTTAGGGCATTGTGCCTGCTGCTGCTACTGGGAATGGACTCCCCTCTCCATGAACCTATAATTACATTATGTAAAACGGATAGATGGAGGgatatataaaaatcacaaatggtacatttaaaaaaaaaatcataattatcAATATAATCCTGCCAGAGTAGTGATTACTGCTACAACATCTCAGCCCTTGAGATCAATGTTCCGTTATTAAAGTTGGCTACCTATACGTTAGAACAGAGTAAAGCAATATAGTGTAGTGGATATGGAATTTGAGTCCAAATTACTGTGCTGTCAGTTCAGCTCCCATCCCTCAatgactgtgtgaccctgagcaaatcacttaaccAGAGTGTGCTTCAACTATTAAACAAAGCtagtgtatactgtatttgtatgtgtAAGGCGCCTCTGGTTGGATGTTATTTGCTACAGTAAGGCCCCATATAAAACGAAggccattttgtgtgtttggcACTGAAGGAATAGAATCTCATCTTAATTTGGTAAATGCCTTTCACCCAGTGCTGCTTGAATTGATTATGGTTCTGAAGCTAAACTGGAAAAAGTAGGATTAGGAAATATAAGGACTTTTTTTGTCTTACTTGTAACCCAGAATTTGACTTTCTGACTACACCGTGTTAATAATTATTATGTACTCATTGTAACAAAAAACATAAGGGCATCTGATTTTTGATGGACGGCTGTATAGAATTATTTGACATATCATTCAAAACACTGATTTTTATGGTTTGCagactttttgcacatttatgaTGTATTAAGTATCCATTTAAATCTTATTAAAACTATTTAATGCTGACTGTATGATGCAGGCTAATCATTCTGCCTCACAGAAGTACGAAAAAATTGCTTTATTGCTTCATTAATA includes the following:
- the dnajb5 gene encoding dnaJ homolog subfamily B member 5 isoform X2: MGKDYYRILGIQSGSNEEEIKKAYKKMALKFHPDKNKDPSAEDKFKEIAEAYDVLSDPKKRTIYDQYGLKAGGGSSSGGQGNSYHYTFHGDPHATFASFFGGSSPFDIFFGATRTRGTTNGFDHGDQDMDIDMDGEDDPFNAFGRFGFNGINGFHHGAGRRHPTESVHSRRKVQDPTVIHELRVSLEEIYHGCTKRMKITRRRLNPDGRTMRTEDKILNIVIKRGWKEGTKITFPKEGDETPDKIPADIAFIIKDKSHPHFKRDGSNVVYTAKISLKEALCGCTVNIPTLDNRVIPLPCTDIVKPGTVKRLRGEGLPFPKSPTQRGDLIVEFQIRFPERIAPQTREILKQHLPLS
- the dnajb5 gene encoding dnaJ homolog subfamily B member 5 isoform X1, which produces MGKDYYRILGIQSGSNEEEIKKAYKKMALKFHPDKNKDPSAEDKFKEIAEAYDVLSDPKKRTIYDQYGEEGLKAGGGSSSGGQGNSYHYTFHGDPHATFASFFGGSSPFDIFFGATRTRGTTNGFDHGDQDMDIDMDGEDDPFNAFGRFGFNGINGFHHGAGRRHPTESVHSRRKVQDPTVIHELRVSLEEIYHGCTKRMKITRRRLNPDGRTMRTEDKILNIVIKRGWKEGTKITFPKEGDETPDKIPADIAFIIKDKSHPHFKRDGSNVVYTAKISLKEALCGCTVNIPTLDNRVIPLPCTDIVKPGTVKRLRGEGLPFPKSPTQRGDLIVEFQIRFPERIAPQTREILKQHLPLS